In Methanosarcina barkeri MS, a single window of DNA contains:
- a CDS encoding ABC transporter ATP-binding protein, with translation MLETVIERRGVEIPDKPEKMSKTEENERNFGNKDQKIIMQVENLSKTYFQGKIPVHALRCACITVRKGELLAIMGPSGSGKSTLLALIGTLEKATDGKIILDGTDLTSVPEKLLPRVRREKIGFIFQHYNLIPTLSALENVELSMRFSRVPKKERGERARKLLEELGLGDRLSHKPSELSGGEQQRVSIARALANKPAVILADEPTGEVDSKTRDSIVRVFKELSEKGQTILVVTHDPEVAKECSRVLRITDGVIKDE, from the coding sequence ATGCTTGAGACGGTAATTGAGAGAAGAGGAGTTGAAATTCCGGATAAGCCGGAAAAAATGTCGAAAACAGAAGAAAATGAGCGCAATTTTGGAAACAAAGACCAGAAAATCATAATGCAGGTTGAAAACCTTTCCAAAACTTATTTTCAAGGCAAAATTCCTGTCCATGCCCTTCGCTGTGCCTGCATAACCGTAAGAAAAGGTGAACTTCTCGCGATAATGGGGCCCTCAGGTTCCGGAAAATCCACTCTTCTTGCCCTTATAGGCACGCTTGAAAAAGCCACGGATGGAAAAATAATTCTTGATGGGACAGACCTTACATCTGTACCTGAAAAACTGCTTCCCCGCGTGAGAAGAGAAAAAATAGGCTTTATTTTCCAGCACTATAATCTTATCCCTACACTTTCTGCACTTGAAAATGTGGAACTTTCCATGCGCTTTTCCAGAGTGCCCAAAAAAGAAAGAGGAGAAAGGGCCAGAAAGCTGCTAGAAGAACTTGGCCTTGGAGACCGTCTTTCCCATAAGCCTTCGGAATTATCAGGAGGAGAACAGCAGAGAGTCTCTATTGCCAGAGCACTTGCGAATAAGCCGGCGGTTATTCTGGCTGACGAACCGACGGGTGAGGTGGACAGCAAAACCAGAGACTCGATTGTGCGAGTCTTCAAAGAGTTGAGCGAAAAAGGGCAGACAATTCTTGTTGTAACGCACGACCCTGAGGTTGCAAAGGAGTGTTCAAGGGTTCTCAGGATTACGGATGGGGTTATTAAAGACGAGTAG
- a CDS encoding ABC transporter permease, producing MFDLIIRNIMNRKVRSALTVCGIALGIFAVIVMGAMSENFHQTFERSMSVTSDKIRVFSESGVFGGGLTDDKVSDVLRVAGVKDAYGLLMTTFDEDKMGMTGKQILGVPPEKSSVALYPVELKAGRFLNPGDSYNVVVGSNIQREYKLQIGSKFEIHEKYFTVVGILDYTGSIFDNAVIIPLETAQDLYDVGNSISYIFAVPDERVDAEMLSKRIELSVKGTSTLSPGELEVQARQSFMIFSVITISSGLLAAIIGGLCVMNTMLMSVAERTREFGILKAIGAETRDILLLTLGEASVMGLFGGVLGILVGSGAVYIMNAWLANTRIVLFLITPRLLVIAMLFALLIGALSGLYPAYRASKMSPMEALKHA from the coding sequence ATGTTTGACCTCATCATCCGAAACATAATGAACAGGAAGGTCAGGAGTGCACTGACAGTCTGTGGGATTGCCCTTGGAATCTTTGCAGTTATAGTTATGGGTGCGATGTCCGAAAATTTTCACCAGACCTTTGAGCGCTCCATGAGTGTGACCAGTGATAAAATTCGGGTCTTTTCCGAAAGTGGAGTCTTTGGAGGAGGACTCACGGACGATAAGGTAAGCGACGTGCTTCGTGTGGCAGGGGTGAAAGATGCATATGGGCTTTTAATGACTACTTTTGACGAGGATAAAATGGGAATGACCGGGAAGCAGATCCTTGGTGTACCACCGGAAAAATCCAGCGTTGCCCTTTATCCCGTAGAGCTGAAAGCAGGCCGTTTTCTCAATCCAGGAGATTCTTATAATGTTGTTGTCGGAAGCAACATACAGAGGGAATATAAACTCCAGATTGGGAGCAAGTTTGAGATCCATGAAAAATATTTTACCGTTGTAGGAATTCTGGATTATACTGGCTCGATTTTTGACAATGCGGTAATCATACCTCTTGAAACTGCTCAGGATCTCTACGATGTTGGTAATTCGATTTCCTATATCTTTGCAGTGCCTGATGAGCGGGTAGATGCAGAAATGCTCTCCAAACGCATAGAATTGAGCGTTAAAGGTACAAGCACTCTTTCTCCTGGAGAGCTTGAGGTACAGGCAAGGCAGTCCTTTATGATTTTCAGCGTAATTACTATCAGCTCAGGCCTCCTTGCAGCAATCATAGGCGGGCTTTGCGTAATGAATACGATGCTCATGTCTGTTGCCGAGAGGACGAGAGAATTCGGAATTTTGAAAGCCATTGGAGCCGAGACAAGGGATATCTTGCTCCTCACGCTTGGGGAAGCCTCTGTTATGGGTCTCTTCGGTGGGGTCCTTGGAATTCTTGTAGGTTCCGGGGCTGTTTATATTATGAATGCCTGGCTCGCAAATACAAGGATAGTGCTTTTCCTGATAACGCCCAGACTTCTTGTAATTGCAATGCTCTTTGCCTTATTGATAGGGGCTCTTTCAGGGCTTTATCCTGCGTACAGAGCTTCGAAGATGAGTCCTATGGAGGCTTTGAAGCATGCTTGA
- a CDS encoding helix-turn-helix transcriptional regulator produces the protein MNSPLLELIFLSEKRKDLLLFLKDGPKTISEIKENLNVGLVAILPQLKKLRENSLISKTGDIYSLAPLGIAIVGRMKPMIDVLNVFGSKYEYWANHAVESIPDPLRERIGELTNCTFSKPPDRTCLFEPHREFVENLMKSKKISGIASVFHPLYPSLFLTFAKNGANVSLLVTSPIYERIKEEYGTELCEFIKFENANFYVCSKKIELAYAVTERFLSLTLPFSDGTYDHIEDVLCFEPQAIQWGEDLFAYYRKISDKLTEIR, from the coding sequence ATGAACAGCCCGCTTCTCGAATTGATTTTCCTTTCCGAAAAAAGGAAAGATCTTCTTTTATTTTTGAAGGATGGGCCCAAAACAATTTCAGAGATCAAAGAAAACCTGAATGTAGGTCTGGTGGCAATTCTCCCTCAATTAAAAAAGCTGAGGGAAAACTCCTTGATTTCAAAGACAGGTGATATCTACAGCCTGGCTCCTCTTGGGATAGCAATAGTTGGTAGAATGAAGCCAATGATAGATGTCTTAAATGTCTTCGGAAGCAAATATGAATATTGGGCAAACCATGCCGTTGAGTCCATACCCGACCCTTTGCGGGAAAGAATAGGAGAGCTGACTAACTGCACGTTTTCCAAACCTCCTGACAGGACATGCCTCTTTGAGCCTCACAGGGAATTTGTGGAAAACCTTATGAAATCAAAAAAAATAAGTGGTATTGCATCGGTTTTTCACCCACTTTATCCATCCCTTTTTCTGACTTTTGCAAAAAATGGAGCTAATGTTTCTCTTCTTGTAACTAGCCCGATTTATGAGAGAATAAAAGAAGAATATGGAACCGAATTATGTGAATTTATTAAATTCGAAAATGCAAATTTCTACGTTTGCAGCAAAAAAATAGAACTTGCTTATGCAGTTACCGAAAGGTTCCTTTCCCTTACCCTACCTTTTTCGGACGGCACCTACGACCATATAGAAGATGTACTGTGCTTTGAACCTCAGGCTATACAGTGGGGAGAAGATCTTTTTGCCTACTACAGGAAAATCTCGGATAAACTCACTGAAATTCGCTGA
- a CDS encoding AAA family ATPase, whose translation MRYLVFLRGIPGSGKSTFVRENNLEPYTISSDNVRLLIKPPVLSVTGRPVISQKINRRVWGLIYSLIKCRMEDGDFIVLDATNAGNADIAKYRKLVRTYRYSAICVDFSEIPLEIAKERNRKRPEYEVVPEAVIDELYSVINRQTVPSFVTVINPCEFYERIRYKPTNFSNYKKIHHIGDIVGNYTALMQYLACGLNDSDLYIFLGDYTGRGAENTENAEIIKFLISIMCRDNVILLEGDNEKSFCWLAEGEEQTQVSEFANTWYDLKEMEQLGVTKNNVLDLHKKLRTCVYYKFYNKCVLVTHGGLSSLPENLVFVGADQMINGVGEPEDAYMVATSFNKNTNENTYQVHGHRNPENLPIENGRTFNLCP comes from the coding sequence ATGAGGTATCTGGTATTTTTGAGAGGAATACCTGGCTCCGGCAAATCAACTTTTGTCAGGGAAAATAACCTTGAGCCTTACACCATCTCTTCAGACAATGTCCGTCTACTTATTAAGCCACCTGTACTCTCTGTTACCGGAAGGCCTGTAATCTCTCAAAAAATCAATCGTCGGGTCTGGGGACTTATTTACTCTCTCATTAAATGCCGTATGGAAGATGGGGATTTCATAGTTTTAGACGCGACAAATGCCGGAAACGCAGATATTGCGAAGTACAGAAAGCTTGTAAGAACTTACAGATATTCAGCTATCTGTGTTGATTTTTCCGAGATTCCCCTTGAAATTGCAAAGGAGAGAAACAGGAAAAGACCTGAATATGAAGTTGTACCTGAAGCTGTAATTGATGAACTGTATTCTGTGATAAACAGGCAAACAGTGCCATCATTTGTTACGGTAATAAACCCATGTGAATTTTATGAAAGAATTAGATACAAGCCAACTAACTTTTCCAACTACAAAAAAATCCATCATATTGGGGATATAGTTGGGAATTACACAGCTCTTATGCAATATCTTGCATGCGGGCTTAACGACAGTGACCTGTATATCTTTCTGGGAGATTACACAGGCCGAGGGGCTGAAAATACTGAAAATGCCGAGATTATTAAGTTTCTGATCTCCATTATGTGCAGGGATAATGTAATCCTGCTTGAAGGAGATAACGAAAAAAGTTTTTGCTGGCTGGCCGAAGGCGAAGAACAAACTCAGGTCTCCGAGTTTGCAAATACCTGGTACGATTTGAAAGAAATGGAGCAGTTAGGCGTTACAAAAAATAATGTCCTTGATTTACATAAGAAATTAAGGACATGCGTTTATTATAAATTTTATAATAAATGCGTGCTCGTAACTCACGGAGGCCTTAGCAGCCTTCCTGAAAATCTGGTTTTTGTCGGAGCCGATCAGATGATTAATGGAGTGGGCGAGCCAGAAGATGCATATATGGTCGCTACAAGTTTCAATAAAAATACGAATGAGAATACTTATCAAGTTCATGGTCATAGAAATCCTGAAAATCTTCCTATCGAAAACGGAAGAACTTTCAACTTGTGTCCTTAG
- a CDS encoding ribose 1,5-bisphosphate isomerase: MQKVQEIAEKIRTMEIRGAGRIAKAAAEAIRDYAAELDVASMEEFSARIKEVSNLLISTRPTAVSLPNAVKLSSKYSSANVEEARQEIIKNANLFIERADKALEKIGKIGSRRIRDGDVIMTHCNSHAALSIITTAFEDGKDISVIATESRPRRQGLLTIRHLNNFGIPTTLIVDSAVRYYMKEVDKVVVGADAIAANGALVNKIGTSQLALAAHEARKSFMVAAETFKFSPSTIIGNPIEIEERAADEVVDPAVISELSHVKVRNPAFDFTPAEYIDMIVTDIGIIPPAMAYTVIKEHLGWELGEV, translated from the coding sequence ATGCAAAAAGTTCAGGAAATCGCAGAAAAAATCCGGACGATGGAGATCCGGGGTGCAGGTAGAATTGCAAAAGCCGCTGCTGAAGCTATAAGGGATTATGCCGCAGAGCTGGACGTAGCTTCAATGGAAGAATTCAGTGCCAGAATAAAGGAAGTCTCGAATCTTCTTATCAGTACCCGTCCAACAGCCGTTTCCCTCCCTAATGCCGTAAAACTCTCATCAAAGTATTCTTCAGCAAACGTGGAGGAAGCAAGGCAGGAAATTATTAAAAATGCAAACCTCTTTATTGAGAGGGCTGACAAAGCCCTTGAAAAAATTGGAAAAATCGGGTCAAGGAGAATTCGGGACGGGGACGTTATAATGACCCACTGCAATTCCCATGCTGCTCTTTCTATTATCACCACAGCCTTTGAAGACGGAAAAGATATCTCGGTAATTGCCACCGAAAGCCGTCCCAGGCGCCAGGGCTTATTGACAATTCGCCACCTTAACAATTTTGGGATTCCCACGACCCTAATTGTGGATTCTGCGGTGCGCTACTACATGAAAGAGGTGGATAAGGTCGTTGTCGGGGCTGATGCTATTGCAGCTAACGGTGCCCTGGTAAACAAGATTGGAACCTCTCAGCTTGCACTTGCCGCCCATGAGGCCAGAAAGAGTTTCATGGTCGCTGCCGAAACTTTCAAGTTTAGCCCTAGCACGATTATCGGAAACCCCATAGAAATCGAAGAAAGGGCTGCAGATGAAGTCGTGGACCCTGCGGTTATTTCAGAGCTCTCTCATGTGAAGGTTAGAAATCCTGCTTTTGACTTCACACCTGCCGAATACATAGATATGATCGTAACCGATATTGGAATCATTCCGCCTGCAATGGCTTATACCGTTATAAAAGAACATCTTGGCTGGGAGCTTGGTGAAGTTTAA